One part of the Bacillota bacterium genome encodes these proteins:
- the miaB gene encoding tRNA (N6-isopentenyl adenosine(37)-C2)-methylthiotransferase MiaB, with amino-acid sequence MSQVLEKTRPGYKIYTWGCQMNEEDSEQMGLYLERLGYRPVQDEEEAEVILLNTCSVRRKPEDKVFSLLGELRKWKERHPDGILGVCGCMVQVRADELKREAPHVDFIVGTANIARIPELVQEVRRSRKLMTALELPPRKGAIVTDIPQRITQRKPKLRAFVPIMYGCDKFCTFCVVPLTRGRERSRPTEDILAEIRYLAEHGTKEVTLLGQTVNSYGKNLLEGKVPFAKLLRLINDIPGIERIRFTSPYPRDFTDELIETMAELPKVCQHVHLPLQVADNDLLREMKRGYTVEQYEAIVHKLRAAVPDIAITTDLMIGFPGETEEQFQHTIEFVERIRFDSAFMFAYSPRPGTKAAEREDQIPRAVKMERLQRLIELQNRITCEINRSQEGNVYEVLVEGPSPKDPSKLTGLTRQNKTMNFEGNRDLIGQTVRVRAVEGHLWGFLGELVER; translated from the coding sequence ATGTCGCAGGTGCTGGAAAAGACCAGGCCGGGCTACAAGATATACACCTGGGGATGCCAGATGAACGAGGAGGACTCCGAGCAGATGGGGCTGTATCTGGAGAGGCTCGGATACCGCCCCGTGCAGGACGAAGAGGAGGCGGAGGTCATTTTGCTCAACACCTGCTCGGTGCGCCGCAAGCCGGAGGACAAAGTGTTCAGCCTGCTGGGCGAACTGCGCAAATGGAAGGAGCGTCATCCTGACGGCATCCTTGGCGTGTGCGGGTGCATGGTGCAGGTGCGCGCGGACGAGCTGAAACGCGAGGCGCCGCATGTGGACTTTATCGTCGGCACCGCGAACATCGCCAGAATCCCCGAACTGGTGCAGGAGGTACGTCGCTCCCGGAAGCTGATGACGGCGCTGGAACTGCCCCCTCGCAAAGGGGCGATTGTTACCGACATCCCGCAGCGTATCACGCAGCGCAAGCCGAAACTGCGCGCCTTTGTACCCATCATGTACGGTTGCGATAAGTTCTGTACCTTCTGCGTGGTTCCGCTCACGCGCGGGCGCGAGCGCAGCCGTCCTACCGAGGACATTCTGGCGGAAATCCGCTACCTTGCCGAACACGGTACCAAAGAGGTGACCCTGCTGGGGCAGACGGTCAACTCCTACGGCAAGAACCTGCTGGAGGGGAAGGTGCCCTTCGCGAAGTTGCTGCGCCTGATTAATGATATTCCCGGTATCGAGCGCATCCGCTTCACCTCGCCCTACCCGCGCGACTTCACTGATGAATTGATAGAGACCATGGCGGAGCTTCCCAAAGTGTGCCAGCATGTGCATCTGCCCCTGCAGGTAGCGGATAACGACCTGTTGCGCGAGATGAAGCGCGGGTACACGGTGGAACAATACGAAGCCATCGTGCACAAGCTACGCGCCGCCGTGCCCGACATCGCCATCACCACCGACCTGATGATTGGTTTCCCGGGTGAGACCGAAGAGCAGTTCCAGCACACGATCGAGTTTGTAGAGCGCATCCGTTTCGACTCCGCCTTCATGTTCGCCTATAGCCCGCGACCAGGCACCAAAGCCGCCGAGCGAGAAGACCAGATCCCCCGCGCGGTGAAGATGGAGCGCCTGCAGCGGCTGATTGAACTGCAAAACCGCATCACCTGCGAGATAAACCGCTCGCAGGAGGGCAATGTGTATGAAGTGCTGGTGGAAGGCCCCAGCCCCAAAGACCCATCGAAGCTCACCGGCTTGACCCGCCAGAACAAGACGATGAACTTCGAAGGCAATCGCGACCTCATCGGTCAAACCGTGCGCGTGCGAGCAGTGGAGGGGCACCTCTGGGGGTTCCTTGGGGAACTGGTGGAGCGATAG
- a CDS encoding VapC toxin family PIN domain ribonuclease, with protein MIDLPDVNVIVALLDAEHQFHREAMAWFREARQKGWATCPLTENGTIRVLSRPQYPGLRISVSQAAELLRAPVRSSAASHVFWQDSLSILNETVYDLSLLQGYGQITDIYLLGLCQHNAGRLVTMDNGVVVLAQRVYAERLDLVKRIGD; from the coding sequence ATGATTGATTTGCCAGATGTCAATGTGATTGTGGCTTTGCTCGACGCGGAGCATCAATTCCACCGCGAGGCAATGGCTTGGTTTCGCGAGGCAAGACAGAAAGGCTGGGCAACGTGTCCTCTTACAGAAAACGGAACCATCCGGGTGCTGTCGCGCCCCCAGTATCCTGGGCTAAGGATTAGTGTATCTCAAGCTGCAGAACTTCTCCGTGCCCCTGTCCGCTCGAGCGCAGCTTCGCACGTGTTTTGGCAGGACTCGCTGAGCATTTTGAACGAAACCGTATACGACCTGAGCCTCCTACAGGGCTATGGGCAGATTACAGACATTTATCTGCTGGGTTTATGCCAGCACAATGCCGGGAGACTGGTAACGATGGATAACGGTGTCGTGGTGCTTGCCCAGCGCGTGTATGCAGAACGACTTGACCTCGTAAAACGGATAGGAGACTGA
- the rhaD gene encoding rhamnulose-1-phosphate aldolase: MPVEPPFPTLTELMGLIGEAGHRLAEIEASEGAAGNISVYIGWSIDPRRQFPLQETISIPTPVPELADGLFLVTGSGRRLREIGSDPEANLGAVQVNPDGHTATLYTSPKRLFERLTSEFNSHLAVHRDQVVRTGTNFHALIHAQPLHLTYLSHIPRYQDERYLNQHILRWQPESIVQLPEGVGLVPFLLPGSDELMQATMEKLRTHRVVVWAKHGVMARSDASVKRALDRIEYAETGARYEYLNLLCGEQGEGLTTEEILRLCERLGIEQKVF, encoded by the coding sequence ATGCCTGTTGAACCCCCATTTCCTACCCTCACCGAGCTGATGGGCTTAATCGGCGAGGCGGGACACCGTCTCGCGGAGATCGAAGCCAGCGAAGGCGCGGCAGGAAACATCTCGGTATACATCGGCTGGAGCATCGACCCACGCCGCCAGTTCCCGCTACAGGAAACCATCTCGATACCCACCCCCGTGCCCGAGCTGGCGGATGGACTGTTTCTGGTGACCGGCTCTGGCAGGCGGCTGCGCGAAATCGGCTCCGACCCCGAGGCGAACCTGGGTGCGGTGCAGGTCAACCCCGACGGACATACCGCGACCCTCTACACCTCCCCGAAACGCCTGTTCGAACGGCTCACCAGCGAGTTCAACTCCCATCTGGCGGTGCATCGCGATCAGGTAGTGCGCACCGGCACGAACTTCCATGCACTCATTCACGCGCAACCCCTGCACCTCACCTACCTGAGCCATATCCCGCGCTATCAGGACGAGCGCTACCTGAACCAGCATATCCTGCGCTGGCAGCCAGAGAGCATTGTGCAGCTGCCGGAGGGTGTAGGTCTGGTGCCGTTCCTGTTGCCCGGCTCCGACGAGCTGATGCAGGCGACGATGGAAAAGCTGCGCACCCATCGCGTGGTGGTGTGGGCTAAGCACGGGGTGATGGCACGTTCGGACGCCTCCGTCAAACGCGCCCTGGACCGCATCGAGTACGCCGAAACGGGCGCACGCTACGAGTATCTCAACCTGCTCTGCGGCGAACAGGGCGAGGGCTTAACTACGGAGGAGATTCTTCGCCTCTGCGAGCGACTGGGCATCGAGCAGAAGGTTTTCTGA
- a CDS encoding CoA-binding protein, giving the protein MLSEDAFLKARSLAVIGVSRDPEKYGYKVYKTLKEKGLRVFAINPRATEVDGDPVYPSLHALPELPEAIVTVVPPEVTKAVVEQALQAGIRRIWMQPGSEHEEAIRQAEMQGATVVYGGPCLMVVAKTHLR; this is encoded by the coding sequence ATGCTCTCTGAAGACGCTTTTCTAAAAGCCCGTTCGCTGGCGGTGATTGGGGTGTCGCGTGACCCCGAAAAGTACGGATACAAGGTGTATAAGACCCTCAAGGAGAAAGGGCTGCGGGTGTTTGCCATCAACCCGCGTGCGACGGAGGTGGACGGCGACCCTGTTTACCCTAGCCTGCACGCGCTGCCCGAGCTTCCAGAGGCGATAGTCACCGTCGTGCCGCCCGAAGTGACGAAGGCAGTGGTCGAACAGGCGTTGCAGGCAGGCATCCGCAGAATCTGGATGCAACCCGGCTCCGAACACGAGGAAGCCATCCGGCAGGCAGAGATGCAAGGCGCAACCGTCGTGTACGGTGGACCGTGCCTCATGGTCGTTGCGAAGACACACCTGCGCTAA
- the leuD gene encoding 3-isopropylmalate dehydratase small subunit encodes MKPFEKMTALVAPLDQPNVDTDQIVPKQFLKRVERTGFGQFLFFDWRFLPDGTPNPDFVLNQPRYRGAQILLTRENFGCGSSREHAPWALLDYGFRVIIAPSFADIFRTNCFKNGILPIELSAEVVDDLFYRVQNQEGYQITVDLEAQTITGSDGFTCRFEIDPFRKRCLLEGLDDIGLTLQHEDKIAAYEATHREPWQAAVAGR; translated from the coding sequence ATGAAACCGTTCGAAAAGATGACCGCGCTGGTAGCACCGCTGGACCAGCCCAACGTGGACACCGACCAGATTGTGCCCAAGCAGTTCCTGAAACGTGTGGAGCGCACGGGCTTCGGGCAGTTTCTGTTTTTCGATTGGCGTTTCCTGCCGGACGGGACACCGAACCCAGACTTCGTGTTGAACCAGCCTCGTTATCGGGGAGCGCAAATCCTGCTCACCCGCGAGAACTTCGGCTGTGGTTCCAGCCGGGAACATGCACCCTGGGCGTTGCTGGACTATGGCTTTCGGGTGATTATCGCCCCCTCCTTCGCCGACATCTTCAGGACGAACTGCTTCAAGAACGGGATTTTGCCCATCGAGCTATCGGCAGAGGTGGTCGACGACCTGTTCTATCGCGTGCAGAATCAGGAGGGATATCAGATTACGGTAGACCTGGAAGCGCAGACCATCACGGGGAGCGACGGTTTTACGTGCCGTTTCGAGATAGACCCGTTCCGCAAGAGGTGTCTGCTGGAAGGGCTGGATGACATTGGCTTGACGCTGCAGCACGAAGACAAAATCGCCGCGTATGAGGCAACCCACCGCGAGCCCTGGCAGGCGGCGGTCGCTGGACGGTGA
- the leuC gene encoding 3-isopropylmalate dehydratase large subunit → MPTLFEKIWNAHVVHEEPGRPALLYIDRHLVHEVTSPQAFDGLREAGRRVRRPDLTFATMDHNVPTDNRLVIEDPISRKQIETLRRNAEEFGITLFDLTSEDNGIVHVIGPELGITLPGLTIVCGDSHTSTHGAFGALAFGIGTSEVEHVLATQTLPQMKPRTMAVRLDGKLSVGVTAKDIILSIIGRIGTGGGTGCVIEYMGEAIRALSMEERLTICNMSIEAGARAGMIAPDETTFAYLEGRRFAPQGKQFERAVAYWQTLPSDPDARFDREVQFDVSTLEPQVTWGTSPEQVVAVTGCVPDPASFTDETKAKAAERALQYMGLKPGTSIQEIKIDRVFIGSCTNGRLSDLRAAAAVVKGKKVAPHVRAMVVPGSQRVKKMAEEEGLHEIFIEAGFEWRDSGCSMCLGMNPDILQPGERSASTSNRNFEGRQGRGGRTHLVSPQMAAAAAIAGHFVDIREWYRQGKIAEEVLRQ, encoded by the coding sequence ATGCCCACGCTGTTCGAGAAAATCTGGAACGCGCACGTCGTCCACGAAGAGCCCGGACGTCCTGCTTTGTTATACATAGACCGTCACCTGGTGCATGAAGTCACCTCGCCACAGGCTTTTGATGGCTTGCGCGAGGCGGGACGTCGGGTGCGCCGTCCCGATTTGACCTTTGCCACCATGGACCACAACGTGCCGACCGACAACCGGCTGGTCATCGAAGACCCCATCTCGCGCAAGCAGATTGAAACCCTGCGGCGCAATGCTGAGGAGTTTGGCATTACGCTTTTCGACCTCACCAGCGAGGATAACGGCATCGTTCACGTCATTGGACCCGAGCTGGGCATTACCTTACCCGGGCTGACCATTGTATGCGGTGACAGCCACACCTCCACGCACGGCGCGTTTGGCGCGCTGGCGTTCGGCATTGGCACGTCGGAGGTGGAACACGTGCTGGCCACACAGACGCTGCCGCAGATGAAGCCACGCACAATGGCGGTTCGTCTCGACGGCAAACTTTCTGTGGGCGTTACTGCGAAAGATATTATCCTGAGTATCATCGGACGCATCGGCACGGGCGGAGGCACTGGCTGCGTCATTGAGTATATGGGTGAAGCCATCCGCGCGCTGAGTATGGAGGAGCGGTTGACGATATGCAACATGTCTATCGAGGCAGGCGCACGTGCGGGCATGATCGCCCCGGACGAAACCACCTTCGCCTATCTGGAAGGCAGGCGCTTCGCCCCGCAGGGCAAGCAGTTCGAACGCGCCGTCGCCTACTGGCAAACGCTGCCCTCTGACCCCGACGCACGGTTTGACCGCGAGGTGCAGTTCGATGTTTCCACCCTCGAACCGCAGGTCACCTGGGGCACCAGCCCCGAGCAGGTGGTCGCCGTAACCGGATGCGTCCCCGACCCTGCTTCCTTCACCGACGAAACGAAGGCAAAGGCGGCGGAACGCGCCCTGCAATACATGGGGCTGAAGCCGGGCACGTCCATTCAGGAGATAAAGATAGACCGCGTGTTCATCGGCTCGTGCACGAACGGACGCCTGAGCGACCTGCGTGCAGCGGCGGCAGTGGTGAAGGGCAAAAAGGTGGCGCCGCACGTGCGGGCGATGGTGGTGCCCGGCTCGCAGCGCGTGAAAAAGATGGCGGAGGAGGAAGGACTGCACGAGATTTTCATCGAGGCGGGCTTCGAGTGGCGCGATTCGGGGTGCAGCATGTGTCTGGGCATGAACCCCGACATCCTGCAGCCGGGTGAGCGATCCGCCTCCACGAGCAACCGCAACTTCGAAGGCAGGCAGGGACGCGGTGGACGCACGCACCTCGTCAGCCCGCAGATGGCAGCTGCCGCCGCGATTGCCGGACACTTCGTGGACATTCGCGAGTGGTACCGGCAAGGCAAAATCGCTGAGGAGGTCCTGCGCCAATGA
- a CDS encoding DUF1559 domain-containing protein has translation MKRTRAFTLIELLVVIAIIAILAAILFPVFSQAREKARQTQCLSNTKQIGLACMMYIQDYDEVMPPGYDYRQGGDTTVWYMQLLYPYLKDLNEGGIRTCPSATYRHAWAYAYNDLLNYKSQAAMPRPAETILQGDTGQVPEWAGYCSSTFWNWWTPEVWQDPATGQIPPPNYWDDNQVNPQSVLLWRLPDGTNIDADAPNPIQIWSAVGKVGNLRFRHNMTANVTFADGHAANVKRTAGPGAGGAGGTTVKLYQFRFALQNRM, from the coding sequence ATGAAACGCACAAGGGCTTTTACCTTAATCGAGCTGCTGGTTGTCATCGCGATTATCGCGATACTGGCGGCGATCCTGTTCCCCGTTTTCTCGCAGGCACGCGAGAAGGCTCGGCAGACGCAGTGCCTCTCCAACACCAAGCAAATCGGTTTGGCGTGCATGATGTACATTCAGGATTATGACGAAGTCATGCCGCCGGGCTACGATTACCGTCAGGGGGGCGATACCACTGTCTGGTACATGCAGTTGCTCTACCCGTATCTCAAGGACCTGAACGAGGGCGGAATTCGCACCTGCCCTTCTGCAACGTATCGCCATGCGTGGGCGTACGCTTACAACGACCTGCTCAACTATAAGTCGCAGGCAGCGATGCCGCGCCCCGCGGAGACCATCCTGCAGGGCGACACCGGTCAGGTTCCCGAGTGGGCCGGCTATTGCTCCTCCACCTTCTGGAACTGGTGGACGCCCGAAGTGTGGCAGGATCCTGCCACCGGGCAGATTCCGCCGCCCAACTACTGGGACGACAACCAGGTGAACCCGCAGTCGGTGCTGCTGTGGAGACTGCCGGACGGCACTAACATCGATGCTGATGCGCCGAACCCCATCCAGATTTGGAGTGCGGTCGGCAAGGTGGGCAACCTGCGCTTCCGCCACAACATGACGGCGAATGTCACGTTTGCCGACGGACATGCCGCCAATGTGAAGCGCACTGCCGGCCCCGGCGCTGGCGGTGCAGGGGGCACCACTGTGAAGCTCTATCAGTTCCGCTTTGCCCTGCAGAACAGGATGTAA
- a CDS encoding ADP-ribosylglycohydrolase family protein, whose product MVNQFWQDDLYVEMTFLRTLERYGLGVNIRQAGIDFANSRYPLWHANRQGRENLRRGIAPPDSGHPQFNPHADDIDYQIEADFSGLIAPGIPQAAIDLGEVFGRLMNYGDGVYGGQFVGGMYASAFFEKEPVKIVEAGLQCIPSRSQYAEAVRDVLRWYRQYPQDWQRTWQLVEQKYNRNPDYRRFSCTWGDFNIDAKLNGAYIVMGLLYGQGDIERTIMISTRCGQDSDCNPSNAAGVLFTTIGYSRLPERFKSHLDTRASFAHSDYTFEKLIDVCVKLARQAVVRYGGRVERDGNGREVWQIPVKPPRPSRLVQSWVPEPPSGVRYSPREMARIGELPWAHALAKSFEEWAPGWSLHHCGEDMDPGLRPEWNGRKNVFMTHPLNRQTPCVIARTVEIPADRNVLLRLTVGHHPGGDWTLVVRASGEELLRQTVGEKTARNGWLDVTVDLSRYAGQNVLIELLNEPNGWSWEAGYWAKIDLETR is encoded by the coding sequence ATGGTCAACCAGTTCTGGCAGGACGACCTGTACGTGGAGATGACCTTTCTGCGCACGCTGGAACGGTATGGTCTCGGCGTGAACATCCGTCAGGCAGGTATCGACTTCGCGAACAGTCGCTACCCGCTCTGGCACGCCAACCGGCAGGGGCGCGAGAACCTGCGCAGAGGCATTGCCCCGCCCGATTCGGGACACCCGCAGTTTAACCCGCATGCCGATGACATCGACTACCAGATAGAGGCGGATTTCTCCGGTCTGATTGCCCCCGGCATCCCGCAGGCGGCGATAGACCTCGGCGAAGTGTTCGGCAGGTTGATGAATTACGGCGATGGGGTGTACGGCGGTCAGTTCGTGGGAGGGATGTACGCCTCTGCTTTCTTCGAAAAGGAGCCGGTAAAGATTGTAGAAGCAGGGTTGCAATGTATCCCATCGCGAAGTCAGTATGCGGAAGCCGTCCGTGATGTGCTTCGCTGGTATCGGCAGTACCCCCAAGACTGGCAACGCACGTGGCAGCTGGTGGAGCAGAAGTACAACCGCAACCCCGATTATCGCCGTTTTTCCTGTACCTGGGGCGATTTCAACATCGATGCCAAACTCAACGGGGCGTACATTGTCATGGGCTTGCTGTATGGACAGGGTGACATCGAGCGCACCATTATGATTTCCACCCGGTGTGGACAGGATTCGGATTGTAACCCTTCCAACGCCGCAGGTGTCCTGTTTACCACCATCGGCTACTCGCGCCTGCCCGAGCGGTTTAAATCGCATCTGGACACCAGAGCCTCCTTCGCCCACAGCGACTACACCTTTGAGAAACTGATAGATGTTTGTGTCAAACTGGCGCGTCAGGCGGTAGTGCGCTATGGAGGCAGGGTTGAACGTGATGGAAACGGCAGGGAAGTGTGGCAAATCCCCGTGAAGCCGCCGCGTCCCTCGCGGTTGGTGCAGTCGTGGGTACCAGAACCCCCTTCAGGCGTCCGCTACTCACCGCGCGAGATGGCGCGTATCGGCGAGTTGCCATGGGCACACGCGCTGGCGAAAAGCTTCGAGGAGTGGGCGCCGGGCTGGAGCCTGCACCACTGCGGGGAGGACATGGACCCCGGGCTGCGCCCTGAATGGAACGGCAGGAAAAACGTCTTCATGACCCATCCACTGAACAGGCAGACCCCCTGTGTCATCGCGCGTACGGTGGAGATTCCCGCCGACAGGAACGTTCTACTCAGGCTGACGGTTGGACACCATCCGGGAGGCGACTGGACACTGGTGGTGAGGGCAAGCGGCGAGGAACTGCTGAGGCAAACGGTGGGAGAGAAAACAGCACGAAACGGCTGGCTGGACGTAACGGTAGACCTTTCACGTTACGCAGGGCAGAACGTTCTCATAGAATTACTGAACGAGCCAAACGGCTGGAGCTGGGAAGCGGGCTACTGGGCAAAGATAGATCTCGAAACACGTTAA
- a CDS encoding alcohol dehydrogenase catalytic domain-containing protein codes for MKRKRVAAMLVEPRRFELREEEVEVRPDQVWVRVEACGVCHSEMVFYLGKWQGMRFPLAMGHEHAGVIEEVGSDVRGWKVGDRVTSLPGPGFATHVATDPSQIARVPDGLEIDHALGEPLQCAARCARSAAVEFGDSVFLIGCGFMGLLTMCGLVGNGAAEIIAVDTNPHRLQLAKELGATVTLNPKEVDVVEETLRITEGRGVEVAIEATGKPEPLEIASRVLRTPRPKLVLVGWHNVPATYNLSHWANGAVVHNPHPAYSLNPEEDIRRGLWAAQKGIFPMERMVTHRFALKDIGRAFEMALSQEDGYIKGVVKPNWL; via the coding sequence ATGAAGCGCAAACGTGTGGCAGCGATGCTGGTGGAACCACGGCGATTTGAACTGCGGGAAGAGGAGGTGGAAGTACGCCCGGATCAGGTATGGGTGCGGGTAGAAGCGTGTGGGGTCTGCCATAGCGAGATGGTATTCTACCTGGGCAAATGGCAGGGCATGCGCTTTCCCCTTGCGATGGGACACGAACACGCGGGCGTTATCGAAGAGGTAGGTAGCGACGTGCGGGGATGGAAGGTCGGCGACCGGGTGACCAGTTTGCCCGGTCCCGGCTTCGCTACGCATGTAGCGACAGACCCTTCACAGATTGCCCGTGTGCCCGACGGGCTGGAGATAGACCATGCACTGGGCGAGCCGTTGCAGTGCGCCGCCCGTTGTGCCCGCTCGGCGGCTGTCGAGTTCGGCGATAGCGTGTTCCTGATTGGTTGCGGGTTTATGGGCTTGCTCACCATGTGTGGACTGGTAGGCAACGGCGCGGCGGAGATTATCGCGGTGGATACCAACCCCCATCGCCTGCAGCTGGCGAAGGAGCTGGGTGCAACGGTGACGTTGAACCCGAAGGAGGTAGATGTGGTCGAAGAGACCCTGCGCATCACGGAAGGGCGTGGTGTGGAGGTAGCCATTGAAGCCACGGGTAAACCAGAGCCTCTGGAGATAGCCAGCCGCGTGTTGCGTACCCCGCGCCCCAAGCTGGTGCTTGTCGGGTGGCACAATGTTCCCGCCACTTATAACCTCAGCCATTGGGCGAACGGTGCAGTGGTGCACAATCCGCATCCCGCCTACTCGCTGAACCCGGAGGAAGACATCCGCCGCGGTTTATGGGCAGCGCAGAAAGGCATCTTCCCGATGGAGAGAATGGTCACGCACCGCTTCGCCCTCAAGGACATAGGCAGGGCGTTCGAGATGGCGTTGTCGCAGGAGGATGGCTACATCAAAGGTGTGGTCAAGCCGAACTGGTTGTAG
- a CDS encoding sugar phosphate isomerase/epimerase, with amino-acid sequence MLRAGVCSVTFRKLPPQEVIRLATQAGLQGIEWGGDIHVPHGDLQKAREVARQTREAGLVVSSYGSYYRAGHGDELPFEKVLATAQELGAPVIRVWAGKRGSHEASPEYWQKVVEDSQHIAQSASREGVTICYEFHGNTLTDTGESARRLLEAVAHPAMRTYWQPRVEQSLLPNLRDLRRLMPWLVNVHAFWWSSSGERCALQEGEKAWSRFLQVVRLSQREHWILLEFVRGDSAEAFLQDARTLQRWLSAG; translated from the coding sequence GTGCTTCGAGCAGGTGTATGCTCGGTCACCTTTCGCAAGCTGCCGCCGCAAGAGGTGATTCGCCTGGCGACGCAGGCTGGTTTGCAGGGCATCGAATGGGGCGGCGATATCCACGTACCCCACGGCGACCTGCAAAAGGCGCGTGAGGTTGCGCGTCAAACGCGTGAAGCAGGACTGGTGGTCAGCTCCTATGGTTCCTACTACCGCGCCGGGCACGGGGACGAACTGCCCTTTGAAAAGGTGCTGGCAACTGCGCAAGAGCTGGGCGCACCTGTCATCCGCGTGTGGGCGGGCAAACGGGGCTCGCATGAGGCGTCGCCGGAGTACTGGCAGAAGGTGGTGGAGGACTCGCAACACATCGCGCAAAGTGCGTCGCGCGAGGGGGTCACCATCTGCTATGAGTTTCACGGTAACACACTCACCGATACGGGGGAATCGGCGCGGCGACTGCTGGAAGCAGTTGCGCATCCCGCCATGCGTACCTACTGGCAACCGAGGGTGGAACAGTCTCTTCTGCCAAACCTGCGCGATTTGCGCAGGCTAATGCCCTGGCTGGTGAACGTCCATGCCTTCTGGTGGAGCAGTTCGGGCGAGCGTTGCGCGCTGCAGGAAGGCGAGAAGGCGTGGAGCCGTTTCCTTCAGGTCGTCCGCCTATCTCAGCGAGAACACTGGATACTGCTGGAGTTCGTGCGAGGGGATTCTGCGGAGGCGTTCCTGCAGGATGCACGCACCCTGCAGCGATGGTTAAGCGCGGGATAA
- a CDS encoding DUF1800 domain-containing protein: MQLTRRECLHLGLVAGAGLLSGCQSFLRRAMAPPPLVAGLATRRGLPDDTIWLNRVTFGVTLTELDRLAEMGRVAYLEQQLHPNEEGEEWLVRLRLRGFEIFQVAPAELGDLPVPEVLRQLQQHAILRAVYSRYQLQERMVDFWRDHFNVDARKGLCAYYLPQYERDVLRRHALGKFPDLLKATARSPAMLLYLDNYRNRRGVPNENYARELMELHTLGVHGGYTQKDVQEVARCFTGWTVEERFLRPRGRFRFDPSWHDDGEKHILGRRIPAGGGEDEGEQVLQMLAMHPSTARHLCAKLCAHFVAQVPEATVRRLSEVYLSTGGDISEVLRELLLSEEFLQSPPAFKRPLDYMVSALRALYALTDGNRPLQEHLDKMGQPLYQWPLPDGYPQGEETWKGTLLARWNFVIALCANEIRGTYVDLPALVGKMPAGDALLQTVFCLPPDAPPLRLLRERLHGTLAQQAALILASPQFQWR, encoded by the coding sequence GTGCAACTGACCCGCAGAGAGTGCCTTCATCTTGGGCTGGTGGCGGGGGCTGGGTTGCTCTCCGGTTGCCAGTCGTTTTTGCGTCGGGCAATGGCTCCGCCACCGCTTGTCGCCGGTCTGGCAACGCGAAGGGGTCTGCCCGACGACACCATCTGGCTCAACCGCGTTACCTTCGGTGTGACCCTCACCGAGCTGGACCGGCTGGCGGAGATGGGCAGGGTCGCCTATCTCGAGCAGCAGTTGCATCCTAATGAGGAGGGCGAGGAATGGCTGGTGCGACTGCGATTGCGGGGTTTCGAGATATTTCAGGTTGCCCCCGCCGAGCTGGGCGACCTGCCCGTTCCCGAAGTGCTCCGCCAGCTGCAGCAACACGCCATCCTGCGCGCTGTTTACAGCCGCTACCAGCTGCAAGAGCGCATGGTGGACTTCTGGCGCGACCATTTCAACGTGGACGCCCGCAAAGGGCTTTGCGCGTACTACCTGCCCCAGTATGAGCGGGACGTGCTGCGGCGGCACGCGCTGGGCAAGTTTCCCGACCTGCTGAAAGCAACCGCTCGCAGCCCCGCCATGCTCCTCTATCTGGATAACTACCGCAACCGGCGCGGCGTCCCAAACGAGAACTATGCCCGCGAGCTGATGGAACTGCACACGCTGGGCGTGCATGGCGGTTATACCCAGAAGGACGTGCAGGAAGTTGCCCGCTGCTTCACCGGGTGGACGGTGGAAGAGCGTTTCCTGCGCCCGCGCGGCAGGTTCCGCTTTGACCCGTCCTGGCATGATGACGGCGAGAAGCACATTCTGGGGCGGCGTATTCCAGCTGGTGGTGGGGAAGATGAGGGCGAGCAGGTACTGCAGATGCTGGCGATGCACCCCTCCACCGCACGACATCTCTGCGCCAAGCTGTGCGCGCACTTTGTAGCGCAAGTCCCCGAAGCAACCGTACGCCGTCTCAGCGAGGTGTATCTGAGCACCGGAGGTGATATCAGCGAGGTACTGCGCGAGTTACTGCTCTCGGAGGAGTTTTTGCAGTCGCCGCCGGCGTTCAAGCGTCCTCTCGACTACATGGTATCCGCGCTGCGCGCGCTTTACGCCCTGACCGACGGCAACCGTCCCCTGCAGGAACATCTGGACAAGATGGGGCAACCGCTCTACCAGTGGCCGCTGCCAGATGGCTACCCGCAGGGCGAAGAGACGTGGAAGGGAACCCTGCTGGCAAGGTGGAACTTTGTGATTGCGCTGTGCGCCAACGAGATACGCGGGACGTATGTGGACTTGCCTGCGCTGGTGGGTAAGATGCCTGCGGGGGACGCTTTGCTGCAGACCGTTTTCTGCCTGCCGCCGGACGCACCGCCGTTGCGTCTCTTGCGGGAGAGGTTGCACGGTACACTGGCGCAGCAGGCGGCGTTAATCCTGGCGTCGCCACAGTTTCAGTGGCGATGA